A region of Ramlibacter agri DNA encodes the following proteins:
- a CDS encoding protein kinase domain-containing protein, translating into MLAVTAGQYSDAGRKPANQDFHGLCVPPGPQRAAKGVAIALADGISSSDAGHLASAAAVRSFLDDYYCTSEAWSVKTSVERVLVAANSWLFAQTRNGAGRYDRDRGWACTLSALVLKSRTAHLFHVGDARVWQVQGKALEQLTQDHRVYAGGGQSYLGRALGIAPQLEIDYRAVPLERGDTFLLATDGVHGHVPEAAMLDLLRRHPDDLDAAARAIAEEALRRGSEDNVTVQVLRVDALPAPEMSEVARMAAELPLPPLLAPRMVFDGFRIVRELHASNRSHVYLAVDEDSGETVVLKTPSIDLGGDPAYRERFLLEEWAARRVDSPHVLKAPAPARRRNFLYVVLEYVEGRTLAQWMVDHPRPDLDAVRAIVDQLARGLRALHRLEMLHQDLRPENVMIDATGTARIIDFGAVRVAGIAEMEAVDGNPLPGTVQYMAPEYFLGGPGDARSDLFSLAAIAYHMLSGRLPYGAAVAQARSAADQRALRCQPLAPLRPDLPSWIDAALQKALQPQPHKRYQDVAEFAYALHRADPDLQPRRRVPLVERNPVAFWKAVSLALAVGWVVMLGLRVASR; encoded by the coding sequence GTGCTCGCCGTCACGGCCGGCCAGTACTCCGACGCGGGGCGCAAGCCGGCCAACCAGGATTTCCACGGCCTGTGCGTCCCGCCCGGGCCGCAACGCGCCGCCAAGGGCGTGGCCATCGCGCTGGCCGACGGCATCAGCAGCAGCGATGCCGGCCACCTGGCCAGCGCCGCCGCGGTGCGCAGCTTCCTCGACGACTACTACTGCACCTCCGAAGCCTGGTCGGTGAAGACCTCGGTGGAGCGGGTGCTGGTGGCGGCCAACTCGTGGCTGTTCGCGCAGACCCGCAACGGCGCCGGCCGCTACGACCGCGACCGCGGCTGGGCGTGCACGCTCAGCGCGCTGGTGCTCAAGTCGCGCACCGCGCACCTGTTCCACGTCGGCGACGCCCGCGTCTGGCAGGTGCAGGGCAAGGCGCTGGAACAGCTGACGCAGGACCACCGCGTCTATGCCGGCGGCGGCCAGAGCTACCTGGGCCGCGCGCTGGGCATCGCGCCGCAGCTGGAGATCGACTACCGCGCCGTGCCGCTGGAGCGCGGCGACACCTTCCTGCTGGCCACCGACGGCGTGCACGGCCACGTGCCGGAAGCCGCCATGCTGGACCTGCTGCGCCGACACCCGGACGACCTGGACGCCGCCGCCCGCGCCATCGCCGAGGAGGCGCTGCGCCGCGGCAGCGAGGACAACGTCACGGTGCAGGTGCTGCGCGTCGACGCCCTGCCGGCGCCGGAAATGAGCGAGGTCGCTCGCATGGCGGCGGAGCTGCCGCTGCCGCCGCTGCTGGCGCCGCGCATGGTGTTCGACGGCTTCCGCATCGTGCGCGAGCTGCACGCCAGCAACCGCAGCCATGTCTACCTGGCGGTGGACGAGGACAGCGGCGAGACCGTGGTGCTGAAGACGCCTTCCATCGACCTGGGCGGCGACCCCGCCTACCGCGAGCGCTTCCTGCTGGAGGAATGGGCCGCGCGCCGCGTGGACAGCCCGCACGTGCTGAAGGCGCCGGCGCCCGCGCGCCGCCGCAATTTCCTGTACGTCGTCCTCGAATACGTGGAGGGCCGCACGCTGGCGCAATGGATGGTGGACCATCCGCGGCCGGACCTGGACGCGGTCCGCGCCATCGTCGACCAGCTCGCGCGCGGCCTGCGCGCGCTGCACCGCCTGGAGATGCTGCACCAGGACCTGCGGCCGGAGAACGTGATGATCGACGCCACCGGCACGGCGCGCATCATCGACTTCGGCGCGGTGCGCGTGGCCGGCATCGCGGAAATGGAAGCGGTGGACGGGAATCCGCTGCCCGGGACGGTGCAGTACATGGCGCCCGAGTACTTCCTGGGCGGGCCCGGCGACGCCCGGTCCGACCTGTTCTCGCTGGCCGCCATCGCCTACCACATGCTCAGCGGCCGGCTGCCCTATGGCGCCGCCGTCGCCCAGGCCCGCAGCGCCGCCGACCAGCGGGCGCTGCGCTGCCAGCCGCTGGCGCCGCTGCGGCCGGACCTGCCGTCGTGGATCGACGCCGCGCTGCAGAAGGCGCTGCAGCCGCAGCCGCACAAGCGCTACCAGGACGTCGCCGAGTTCGCCTATGCCCTGCACCGGGCCGACCCGGACCTGCAGCCGCGCCGCCGCGTGCCGCTGGTGGAGCGCAACCCGGTGGCGTTCTGGAAGGCGGTGTCGCTGGCGCTGGCCGTGGGCTGGGTGGTGATGCTGGGCCTCCGGGTGGCGTCGCGCTGA
- a CDS encoding formate/nitrite transporter family protein → MAYLVPSEFVTKMVDAGESKIFMSTRDTLVRAFMAGAILTLGAWFAVTINVNTGQPLLGAVLFPVGFCILYLLGFDLLTGVFVLAPLALIDKRPGVTVKGVLRNWGLVFAGNFAGAFLVALMMAITTTYGFSTEPNAVGKAIGVIGENRTLGYAHWGAAGMLTLFIRGMLCNWMVSTGVVGAMVSTTVGGKVIAMWMPITLFFYMAFEHSVVNMFLFPSGLLLGAHFTWLDYLVWNEIPTVLGNLVGGLSFTGLTLYATHIKTAPKRVAA, encoded by the coding sequence GTGGCCTACCTCGTGCCTTCCGAATTCGTCACCAAGATGGTGGACGCCGGCGAATCCAAGATCTTCATGTCCACCCGCGACACGCTGGTGCGCGCCTTCATGGCCGGCGCCATCCTGACCTTGGGCGCCTGGTTCGCCGTCACCATCAACGTCAACACCGGCCAGCCGCTGCTGGGCGCCGTGCTGTTCCCGGTGGGCTTCTGCATCCTGTACCTGCTGGGCTTCGACCTGCTCACCGGCGTGTTCGTGCTGGCGCCGCTGGCGCTGATCGACAAGCGCCCCGGCGTCACCGTCAAGGGCGTGCTGCGCAACTGGGGCCTGGTGTTCGCCGGCAACTTCGCCGGCGCCTTCCTCGTCGCGCTGATGATGGCGATCACCACCACCTACGGCTTCTCCACCGAGCCCAACGCGGTGGGCAAGGCCATCGGCGTCATCGGCGAGAACCGCACGCTGGGCTACGCCCACTGGGGCGCCGCCGGCATGCTGACGCTGTTCATCCGCGGCATGCTGTGCAACTGGATGGTTTCCACCGGCGTGGTCGGCGCGATGGTCTCCACCACCGTGGGCGGCAAGGTCATCGCCATGTGGATGCCCATCACGCTGTTCTTCTACATGGCCTTCGAGCATTCGGTGGTGAACATGTTCCTGTTCCCCTCGGGCCTGCTGCTGGGCGCGCACTTCACCTGGCTGGACTACCTGGTCTGGAACGAGATCCCCACCGTGCTGGGCAACCTGGTGGGCGGCCTGTCCTTCACCGGCCTGACGCTGTACGCCACGCACATCAAGACGGCGCCCAAGCGCGTCGCCGCCTGA
- the nirD gene encoding nitrite reductase small subunit NirD: MQAKNWKPVCSVDDIVPNTGVCALVEDRQVAIFYIEDDVFAIDNVDPNVRASVLSRGLVGSLGERIVVASPIYKHHFDLRSGECLEAPENSVAAYPVKVEDRTVLVAV; this comes from the coding sequence ATGCAAGCGAAGAACTGGAAGCCCGTCTGCTCCGTCGACGACATCGTCCCCAACACCGGCGTCTGCGCGCTGGTGGAGGACCGGCAGGTCGCCATCTTCTACATCGAGGACGACGTGTTCGCCATCGACAACGTCGACCCCAACGTGCGCGCCAGCGTGCTGTCGCGCGGGCTGGTGGGCAGCCTGGGCGAGCGCATCGTCGTCGCCTCGCCCATCTACAAGCACCACTTCGACCTGCGCAGCGGCGAGTGCCTGGAGGCGCCGGAGAACTCCGTCGCCGCCTACCCGGTGAAGGTCGAGGACCGCACCGTGCTCGTCGCCGTCTGA
- the nirB gene encoding nitrite reductase large subunit NirB, with product MKIVVIGHGMVGHKFLESLQDSSLAGAQVTVLCEEPRPAYDRVHLSEFFSGRSAADLSLVAPGFFERSGFVLRLNARATAIDRVARTVTASTGEVLPYDKLVLATGSFPFVPPVPGRERAGCFVYRTIEDLEAMQECGARSKTGVVIGGGLLGLECAKALRDLGLATHVVEFAPRLMALQVDEAGGRMLRRKIEELGVQVHTGKNTQRIVDGEQARHRLEFADGTQLETDMLVFSAGIRPRDDLARSAGLALGPRGGVAVDEHCRTSDEHIYAIGECAAWNGNVYGLVAPGYDMARVVAQQLAGGTQRFAGADMSTKLKLMGVDVASIGDAQGATAGSRAFQFNDERKQVYKKIVVSECGRKLLGAVMVGDAAEYGTLLQMMLNGIALPEAPEFLILPQADGNAKPALGADALPDAAQICSCNDVSKGQLCGAVRDGCTDIGALKACTKAGTACGGCVPLVTQIMKAQMKKQGLAVNNHLCEHFRYSRQELFHLVKVEKIRSFDALLARHGQGLGCDVCKPVAASIFASVFNDFILDPKHAGLQDSNDYFLGNIQKDGTYSVVPRMPGGEVTPDGLMAVAQVAKKYGLYTKITGGQRVDLFGARVDQLPAIWEELIAAGFESGHAYGKSLRTVKSCVGSTWCRYGVDDSVGLAIALENRYKGLRAPHKIKFGVSGCTRECAEAQGKDVGVIATEKGWNLYVCGNGGMKPRHAELLASDLSREALIQYVDRFLMFYIRTADRLQRTSVWRDNLEGGLDYLKDVVVRDKLGLAAELEADMQHVVDTYACEWKEAVNNPETRKRFRQFVNTDRPDPNVVFVKERGQIRPASPQEREIQTA from the coding sequence GTGAAGATCGTCGTCATCGGCCACGGCATGGTCGGCCATAAATTCCTCGAAAGCCTGCAGGACTCGTCCCTGGCGGGCGCACAGGTCACCGTGCTGTGCGAGGAGCCGCGCCCGGCCTACGACCGCGTCCACCTGTCCGAGTTCTTCAGCGGCCGCAGCGCGGCCGATCTCTCGCTGGTCGCACCCGGCTTTTTCGAGCGCTCCGGCTTCGTGCTGCGGCTGAACGCCCGCGCCACCGCCATCGACCGCGTCGCCCGCACCGTGACCGCGAGCACCGGCGAGGTGCTGCCCTACGACAAGCTGGTGCTGGCCACCGGCTCCTTCCCCTTCGTGCCGCCGGTGCCCGGGCGCGAGCGCGCCGGCTGCTTCGTCTACCGCACCATCGAGGACCTGGAGGCGATGCAGGAGTGCGGCGCCCGCTCGAAGACCGGAGTGGTCATCGGCGGCGGCCTGCTGGGGCTGGAATGCGCCAAGGCGCTGCGCGACCTGGGCCTGGCCACGCACGTGGTGGAGTTCGCGCCGCGGCTGATGGCGCTGCAGGTGGACGAGGCCGGCGGCCGCATGCTTCGCCGCAAGATCGAGGAGCTGGGCGTGCAGGTGCACACCGGCAAGAACACGCAGCGCATCGTCGACGGCGAACAGGCACGGCACCGCCTGGAGTTCGCCGACGGCACGCAGCTGGAGACCGACATGCTGGTGTTCTCCGCCGGCATCCGCCCGCGCGACGACCTGGCGCGCAGCGCCGGCCTGGCGCTCGGCCCGCGCGGCGGTGTCGCCGTCGACGAACACTGCCGCACCAGCGACGAACACATCTACGCCATCGGCGAATGCGCCGCCTGGAACGGCAACGTCTACGGCCTGGTCGCGCCCGGCTACGACATGGCTCGCGTGGTGGCGCAGCAGCTGGCCGGCGGCACGCAGCGCTTCGCCGGCGCCGACATGAGCACCAAGCTGAAGCTGATGGGTGTGGACGTGGCCAGCATAGGCGACGCGCAGGGCGCCACCGCCGGCAGCCGCGCCTTCCAGTTCAACGACGAGCGCAAGCAGGTCTACAAGAAGATCGTCGTGTCCGAATGCGGCAGGAAGCTGCTGGGCGCGGTGATGGTGGGCGACGCCGCCGAATACGGCACCCTGCTGCAGATGATGCTCAATGGCATCGCGCTGCCGGAGGCGCCCGAGTTCCTGATCCTGCCGCAGGCCGACGGCAACGCGAAGCCGGCGCTGGGCGCCGACGCCCTGCCGGATGCGGCGCAGATCTGCTCCTGCAACGACGTCTCCAAGGGCCAGTTGTGCGGCGCCGTGCGCGACGGCTGCACCGACATCGGCGCGCTGAAGGCCTGCACCAAGGCGGGCACCGCCTGCGGAGGCTGCGTGCCGCTGGTCACGCAGATCATGAAGGCCCAGATGAAGAAGCAGGGCCTGGCGGTGAACAACCACCTGTGCGAGCACTTCCGCTACTCGCGCCAGGAACTGTTCCACCTGGTCAAGGTGGAGAAGATCCGCAGCTTCGACGCGCTGCTCGCGCGCCACGGCCAGGGCCTGGGCTGCGACGTCTGCAAGCCGGTGGCGGCCAGCATCTTTGCCTCGGTGTTCAACGACTTCATCCTCGACCCCAAGCATGCCGGCCTGCAGGATTCCAACGACTACTTCCTGGGCAACATCCAGAAGGACGGCACCTATTCCGTGGTGCCGCGCATGCCCGGCGGCGAGGTCACGCCCGACGGCCTGATGGCGGTGGCGCAGGTCGCCAAGAAGTACGGCCTGTACACCAAGATCACCGGCGGCCAGCGCGTGGACCTGTTCGGCGCCCGCGTCGACCAGCTGCCCGCGATCTGGGAAGAACTGATCGCGGCCGGCTTCGAGTCCGGCCACGCCTACGGCAAGTCGCTGCGCACGGTGAAGTCCTGCGTGGGCAGCACCTGGTGCCGCTACGGCGTGGACGACAGCGTCGGCCTCGCCATCGCGCTGGAGAACCGCTACAAGGGCCTGCGCGCGCCGCACAAGATCAAGTTCGGCGTGTCCGGCTGCACCCGCGAGTGCGCCGAGGCGCAGGGCAAGGACGTCGGCGTGATCGCAACCGAGAAGGGCTGGAACCTCTACGTGTGCGGCAACGGCGGCATGAAGCCGCGCCACGCCGAGCTGCTCGCTTCCGACCTGAGCCGCGAGGCACTGATCCAGTACGTCGACCGCTTCCTGATGTTCTACATCCGCACCGCGGACCGCCTGCAGCGCACCAGCGTGTGGCGCGACAACCTCGAAGGCGGGCTGGACTACCTGAAGGACGTGGTGGTGCGCGACAAGCTGGGCCTGGCCGCGGAACTGGAAGCCGACATGCAGCACGTGGTGGACACCTACGCCTGCGAATGGAAGGAAGCCGTCAACAACCCGGAGACGCGCAAGCGCTTCCGCCAGTTCGTCAACACCGACCGGCCCGACCCCAACGTGGTGTTCGTCAAGGAGCGCGGGCAGATCCGCCCGGCCTCGCCGCAAGAACGCGAAATCCAAACTGCCTGA
- a CDS encoding Cj0069 family protein, producing MANPPVALLYPGDRAARERSDPAESRFAPLFDAFAAAGLPAVPAIWHDDFAGEVEAQLRDAGVVLAWCNPIQDGKRRDRLDAMLGRLAERGVIVSAHPEAVRKLGTKDVLFETRELPFGSDVQRVDSLAQLQAELPSRLQKGPRVLKQHRGHSGIGIWRVEQAPSGLLRVRHAPRGSPEESLDLAALVDKLAAYFAPENGGHMIDQAWQPRLVDGMVRAYLVEDRVTGFGHQALNALHPTEPSGPRLYHDANLAPFQGLRRQLESEWIELLRSCVGLPRERLPLLWDCDFLLGEAEGSYVLCEINVSSVAPFPPSAMAPLVEAVRARLAA from the coding sequence TTGGCCAATCCACCTGTAGCCCTGCTCTACCCGGGAGACCGCGCCGCGCGCGAGCGCTCGGATCCCGCCGAAAGCCGCTTCGCCCCGCTCTTCGATGCCTTCGCGGCCGCCGGCCTGCCTGCCGTACCGGCGATCTGGCACGACGACTTCGCCGGGGAAGTAGAAGCGCAATTGCGCGATGCCGGGGTCGTCCTCGCCTGGTGCAACCCGATCCAGGACGGCAAGCGCCGCGACCGCCTCGACGCCATGCTGGGCCGCCTGGCCGAGCGCGGTGTGATCGTCAGCGCGCATCCGGAAGCGGTGCGAAAGCTCGGGACGAAGGACGTGCTGTTCGAGACGCGCGAGCTGCCCTTCGGCAGCGACGTGCAGCGCGTGGACTCGCTTGCGCAGCTGCAGGCGGAACTGCCTTCGCGCCTGCAGAAAGGTCCGCGCGTGCTGAAGCAGCACCGCGGGCACAGCGGCATCGGCATCTGGCGCGTCGAGCAGGCGCCTTCGGGCTTGCTGCGCGTGCGTCATGCGCCGCGTGGCAGCCCGGAAGAGTCGCTGGACCTCGCGGCGCTGGTCGACAAGCTCGCCGCCTACTTCGCGCCGGAAAACGGCGGCCACATGATCGACCAGGCCTGGCAGCCGCGCCTGGTCGACGGCATGGTGCGCGCCTACCTGGTGGAGGACCGCGTCACCGGCTTCGGCCACCAGGCCCTGAACGCGCTGCATCCCACCGAGCCCTCGGGGCCGCGGCTGTACCACGACGCCAACCTCGCGCCGTTCCAGGGCTTGAGGCGCCAGCTCGAAAGCGAATGGATCGAGCTGCTGCGTTCGTGCGTCGGCCTGCCGCGCGAGCGCCTGCCCTTGCTGTGGGATTGCGACTTCCTGCTCGGGGAAGCGGAAGGCAGCTACGTGCTGTGCGAGATCAACGTCAGCAGCGTCGCGCCGTTCCCGCCCTCGGCGATGGCGCCGCTGGTGGAAGCAGTGCGCGCACGCCTGGCCGCCTGA